CGTTTGCAGTGCGATGGTTCGTCGTTATTCGCTCGAGAACCCCCACCACACCGCACGGCATGATCAACCGTTTGCTACTTTGCATATCCATACAGCATCGCATACAAAAAAAAGATCGAACAAACTCCTGCCTTTTTTGTTTCGTCCACAAACGTTAGCTTCGCCCGGCCTAGCTAGCTCGTCACGCAACGCCGGACAAAGCCGTGTGCTTTGCTTGGGCTGATCAGCTCAGCTTCAGTGGTCCGTCCACGACTCCACGTGATGCGGCAGCGGCACCGAGGCGCCGCATGCCAGCCTCGTGCATGCACACATGCAAACGAGCGTTGTTGTGTACGTGTTGGACACCTGCAATGCACACACCACCCTAGCTATATACATCTCTCCGGGTTCTCGGAGCGCATCTGTGCAAACTGCAAATTAAAAAGTCGCAGGCAAAAATCTAGTTAAGTTAGCCAGCAAGCAAACACAATGGCGTCCAAGCTGTACGCCGTCGCGGTGGCGGTCCTCCTCTCGTCggcgcgcctcgccgccgccggtgccgacgacgagcagtggccggcggccggccgcggGAGGAAGGTCGGCGGGACGACGGCCGTGGAGGACGTGGAGGGGAACAGGGAGGTGCAGGAGCTCGGGCTCTTCTGCGTCGTGGAGCACAACCGGCGAGGCTCGCCGACGGCCCGCGGCCACCGGCTGGTCTTCTCCAGGGTCGTGGCGGCGCAGACGCAGGTGGTCGCCGGGATCAAGTACTACCTCCGCATCGCTGCCCGGAACGGGCtgcgcgagggcgacgacgacgaggagaaggtgttcgacgccgtcgttgtcgTCAAGGCCTGGGTGCCATCCCGCGAGATGCTCTCGTTCGCGCCGGCAGCGGAGCAGCCAGGATACTGATGAGCTGAATCAGCTGACGGAGATGAACGGTGGTGGGCATGCGTCATCATGCGGTGATCTATTGTCTAATTAGGTGTGAGCTGCTGATATGTCGTTTAGTGTGCATGCCCCCTGAGTAAAATATTTACCATGCTGCATCTAAATTAATGCTTGGCGTCGCTTACTGCTTAGTGCAGGATGCTGCGATCCAACCTAGTATGTAAGAAGTGGTTAAGGACAGCCTTTGCTTCTCGGTAAATTCCCATTTATTTACTTGTAAACCTCCATAAATCCTATCAAGCCAGGTTGTTCTGGACTTTGGTGGCTATATTGTGCAACCTGGATCCCGTCCCAAACTCTCGTTGGTTAGTAAAGGCCCCAGTATGCAAATGCTTATTAAGCCAATTAAACCGATGGTAACCTCGAGTCACAGGGATGTGCATGAGCTAAGCGACCATGTGTCCCTTAGGAAGATAGTGGCGAGGAATCTGGACCGTTCTTTAGTTGCTATTTTGGCCTTACCATCGGATACGCGTCATCTTCCCTTTCAAACTGCGATTATGGTTCTGTTGCCGCCGGTAACGACGAGATTTGATGGTTATTTACCTGGCTTACGTGCGGATGCGTAGGCGTATGCTGATCCGAGAGCACCATGCACACAATATCACATTTACCTTAAGCTTGGCTGCATGCCTGCATGGGCACTTCCGGTAGTGAAATCATCACTGGCAGGAGCTGAATGACTGCATTGTTCCACGTTTCCATGTGTCATACCAAAATCTCTTACCCGTGCCATTCAACTTATCCGTGAATGATGAACACCGTAGAGAGGGCGGGCACTGAAGATTGAAACTGGCGAGACCAACAATTTCATAGAAGAGATCGATAGCCTGCAAAAACAGTTAGGCCTACGAGAAATCAAGTTTCAATAGAAGATGCAGCAGAGAGCCACGGGACACCATCCAGAGCTCAGTCACAGCAATTCCCACAGAAAGATGCGCCAAGACAGTGCTCCAGCTTGCGCATGAAATCTGCATATATCTCCAGAAGTAATTAGTACATGTAAAGAGGAAATCAACAAACCAACAATTCCACGCTCTGAACTGGCACCCATTGTCAGGTCCACTTATCTTTTTCACGATTACAGGCCTTGTTGCAACAACCTGATCGCGTATACATGTtacagaaataaaataatgtatttttttcatgcctAATTTGACTGTCGATCAATTCAAGAAATGTCCAACGATCCACTCCTAACATTGCTAAGGAAAAAATCGACTCTCTGGTTTACTAATGTTCACTATGATAAGATACTCCGGAAAACTCAGAAGGATGACAACTActggaagaaaaaataaccacTAGGAGACTGCACCTGACACAACAGTATTGTATAAAAAGTCCTATAAGTATAGTTTCTCCCGCAAGATTTGGACGCGGACAACTTTTTCTCGGTTTGTGCGTTAAGAAGGTGAAAAGGCTATGTTACCTATCTGCAGGGTGAACTCATGTTAGCTGTGGTAAAGATCCTTCCAATTAACTTATCTCAATATACTTACCTCATGTAATATTTACACGATTACATGGCCTGCTTGTTCTTATCTCTCAATTGGAAATTGGGCATCGTCTTCTAGCACCTTAAAATGCCGAGGATTCCTACCAGAGCAATGCAGGTTCCACATATGTAAATATGCCCTCTCCAGATTCTTTACCTGccatttttgtttacaaagtgAAAAGCTAACCCTGAAAAGATATGGATATGGAGTTCAAGACTGAAGGTTACCCATCGAGCTGTATCAAACAAAGGACAGGTCATCCTAACAGCCTTGAGCTTGTTTCTAAGAGCTTCGAGTTTCCATGGATTTTCTGCTAGAGAGACTGCCTTTTCTTCATATTCTTCCAAGCTGGATAGCAGCAAAGGTGGTTAAAAGAAGAGTTTATCAAACCATAAGGAAAAATATACACCGCTTGGCTTAGAAGGCTAACCTATTGACTACCATCTCTTCCCCAATTCCAGTAGCTAGACACAGTGAGCCTGCAACCCTAGTTGCCATTTTCTGTAGTGGAAGAGTGATCATTGGGAGACCAGCCCATAATATGTCTGTACCAGTAGTGTGGCCATTGCACAATGGGCTGATCGTTCAATAATTTGAGAAAGTAAGAGCATTGCAGATGAAAAGGAAAACTGTCAAGAGCAATAATCTCGATGGCAAGAAAGGTTACGTGTCAAGAAATAGATCTGCTAAGGCACTGCGTCTGATATGCTCATTTTTTGCAGCAACATCTGTAAATATGATTTGATCTGCCCTTACTCCCTTTGAGATTGCATCTGCCAAAGCTATAAAGTTAGAAGTGGGGAGAGATATATAAAGACAGAATAGGGATATAAGATGTTACATGCACGCAATCTCATCTCTCCGGCTGCTGGAAATCTCAATAGCCACAATGCACTGTTTGGTACACGCTTCAGAATATTACACCTGGATTGACATACAGAAAAAGATTAATACATCAAATAAATATGCATGGTAGCTTAGTTATGACCATAATGAACTGCATAATAATAGTGATATTAGGATGAATTTACCAGGTGTTGAAAATGTCTGGGTCCATCTTGTAGAGTTGATTGAAGCATGCAAAGATGAATTTGTCTTCCGGCAAACCATAGTCAGCTCGCTTGTGTGGGCATAGAGGATCAAGAACATCtcgatttttctattttgcaaatcaatttaaagttgattataAACTCATAGAAGAACAATCTTATTCAATCTTAGGGTCTCTTTAGAATATTGGGATTTCACATGGATATCGCATACAAAAGGTCCTTACATGGGGGGAATGACTCAGTCCTACAactttatgtttttatctgtggttatttttaaactaaatttatcaaatgaGCAAGTTATATCCATATTAATGCACACACATAAAAACATCAACGTCGCTAATAGGTCGGCCCAAAGGCCTTACATGTCAGTGATAATCATAGGATGATAAGACTAATAAACTGAGGGTTGAAAAGGAGACTGTTCCTTCATATTTGGCTCCAAAAACAGAGCTGGGCCTAATGTTGAAAAACTGTATACTTTTCAGAAATATCAGTGGTACCAATTTTTTAACATACCTGCTTATAGTCATTCACAAAGTAACAGTGGGGAAGATGGACGAGCTTTTCTGagtatatatgtgaaaaattcAGTGGAGAGACAAACTGAAACAACAACGAATGGTCAATCAATTAAAGGCAGAGGAACAGTTTGTTGAAATAATACATGGGTGAAAACTTCAATACTTCACCTCATCAGTAACCATATAATCAATATAATCTGCGCCAGTGGTTCCAGGAAATCCCATGTAAGAAACCTGGATTGGGGCAGGTCGCAAAGCAAAAATTTCATTCCGTGCACCCTGAAACAAGAAGCAATTTACTGTATGGACAAAAACACATGATTTGAAAAACAACACAGCTGcattcaaatttattacaCACACTTAGCACgcataaagaaaattttacagtAAAATAGTGGCACATCAAGATAACAACTACATTGATGAACATCTTGCAATTCTCAATCCTTTATAATTTAACTTCCGTAAAGGTGATAAAATTCCATTAAAGAACTGAAGTAGGATCAATTAACTACACTGGGATAACACCTATGGACTTTACAACCCCCAAATAAACATGAAGGATATTGCTACATCAGTTGTTGTAAAATACTGAGTAAAAttgaatgaaagaaaaagaaaaagaagatgagGGGGTTTGAAAAAGTGCCATGATTTCCAGAAAATTAATGGGATTGTGATCAGAAGCTTTAGTAGTTTTATACCTTAGTATAGCCATTAAGATTAATAAGAATCTGTATCTTATCCTCATTGATAACTTTAGCAATCATATCAGATGACATTGATGAAACGTCAATGAAGTGCTCAGCTTCAGATCTAATACGCTGCCTCCATTCTGTACCATCATCTTGGCTCAGGGCATAACAGAAAACCTGCaaccatatttataaataaccaTTCCCTCTTcagcaaaatatatactcttCAGATGTATAAGCTAACCTCGATAGTGTCTTGATTGTGCATTCCAAATACAGAGCCCATCAGATGAGACAGAGGATGATTGCCAAAATCACTACTCACATACCTAAGACCAAGTTGCAACTTTGATTTACCCGGAATCAACAAACAAGCACAGTATATAGCAAAGTAGATATCATACCCTATTCTAAGTCTTGAAGTTCTGCCATCATTGCTGGTTGGAACAGGAGGGGAGTGTGTGAATGTAGGAAGCCCAAAACGTGATGCAACCAAAGAGTAATGAGCTGCATATGCTCGACTGAAACgggaaaaaataacatatggtGTATGCATAGCATGATTGTGATCAAATAAACCTAATAAACATTACAATGGTCAGTATAAGTCACCAAGAAAAGCCTCACCTGATTTCCAGTGCAAGAGTTGAATCAATTGGATATGCTATAGCATGGAATGGTTGTACACTTGGGAGAAAGGACATCTGGAACAACACCAAAATAACAGCAATACATATCAAGATAGGTAATCAGATAAATCAGGTAAACAATATTTGAAAGAAAGGCTCGTGCCTTTATTTGCTGTCTGATGATTCCCTCCACCTCCACGAATTTCCCCATTCTATCATCCCAATCACATACACACTGCACAAAGGCGAATGGGAAGACTGTTAATCTTCACAAAAAAACTCATATTTCATGTGAATAAgcatttaagtttttaaaagtaactagagaaaattttgaaaaactaCGCATACCCCGGTGCGGTTATCAGATAACTGCACATTCAGTTATATTTAACAAAATAGCATATACACCTCAGCACAATGTTTTAATGAGCAAACATCTTTGCtcttataaaagaaattaggAGTTCAGGATGATGGTGTGTTCTACCCCCACAAGCACCCACACAACTCTAGAGGATCTTTTGTGGTTGCATATTCATAGATAGTAGTTgttgcatgattttttttcaaaaatttgcaTGCTTTGAGCATATGCATATGTAGGTAAGTTAATTGATCTCATTTGATCATGTATACAGCTTTTAGATGATGGTAGCCTTTTtggtattttattttgaattgtATAGTATATTTACGCATTGTTTGTCACATGACCTTAAACATTGTAATCTGCTTGCTACTCCGTCCGTTTCATTTTGTAAgacattttaactttttctaattcaaaattctttcagtttgatcaagtttatagaaacaaTGTAGCAACATCTACAgcaccaaattagtttcattaaatctaacattgaatatattatcaaaaatatttgttttgtgttggaaatgttgctatatttttccatAAACTTGATCAGACTTAACAAATtgtgattttaaaataagtcaaAACATCTTACAATATTAAACAGAGGGTACACAAACTGAAGagttactttctttttttctgtatGACATTTATCTCCGTAGTTCACCGCTACAGGAATCATCAAAAACTGCAGATGCTGCACACAATAAAGGAAAGAAGGTTTTTCATACCTGTAGAGTGTGCAGGAGATTGCAAGTAGCTTCTGGAAAATCTTGGCGTAATTGTA
This is a stretch of genomic DNA from Oryza brachyantha chromosome 1, ObraRS2, whole genome shotgun sequence. It encodes these proteins:
- the LOC102700101 gene encoding cysteine proteinase inhibitor 5-like, with product MASKLYAVAVAVLLSSARLAAAGADDEQWPAAGRGRKVGGTTAVEDVEGNREVQELGLFCVVEHNRRGSPTARGHRLVFSRVVAAQTQVVAGIKYYLRIAARNGLREGDDDEEKVFDAVVVVKAWVPSREMLSFAPAAEQPGY
- the LOC102706253 gene encoding probable UDP-N-acetylglucosamine--peptide N-acetylglucosaminyltransferase SEC, encoding MLSARRGGGGGGAAAAAGEDHGAVHCHPPLTPRQSQQLRAVVESLRLDPLEVDEGARLEIARERYRAGDYRAALEHCNAVYRANPRLLENLRLLAAVYYQLREFDMCIAKNEEAVAIQPNFPECFNSIANAWSEKGNVDLAIQFYLHAIQVRPTFADAWTNLANAYTRKGNLSQATECFHQALALNPHLADAYCNLGDVLKAQGLYKEAYSRYLDALNIKPTFANAWNNIAGLLTQWGDFNKAATYYKEAIKCNPAFYDAHMNLGNLYKVIGMRQDAIVCYQNATRARPENAVAYGNLGNAYHEQGQLDLAILNYRQAIHCNSSYVEAYNNLGNALKDAGRSEEAIDCYQTCLALQPSHPQALTNLGNVYMERNMTDIAASFYMATLTVTTGLSAPYNNLAMIYKQQGNCNHAITCFNEVLRIDPMAADCLVNRGNTFKEAGRVTEAIQDYFHAITIRPTMAEAHANLAAAYKDTGLLEAAIISYKQAVQLRQDFPEATCNLLHTLQCVCDWDDRMGKFVEVEGIIRQQIKMSFLPSVQPFHAIAYPIDSTLALEISRAYAAHYSLVASRFGLPTFTHSPPVPTSNDGRTSRLRIGYVSSDFGNHPLSHLMGSVFGMHNQDTIEVFCYALSQDDGTEWRQRIRSEAEHFIDVSSMSSDMIAKVINEDKIQILINLNGYTKGARNEIFALRPAPIQVSYMGFPGTTGADYIDYMVTDEFVSPLNFSHIYSEKLVHLPHCYFVNDYKQKNRDVLDPLCPHKRADYGLPEDKFIFACFNQLYKMDPDIFNTWCNILKRVPNSALWLLRFPAAGEMRLRAYAISKGVRADQIIFTDVAAKNEHIRRSALADLFLDTPLCNGHTTGTDILWAGLPMITLPLQKMATRVAGSLCLATGIGEEMVVNSLEEYEEKAVSLAENPWKLEALRNKLKAVRMTCPLFDTARWVKNLERAYLHMWNLHCSGRNPRHFKVLEDDAQFPIER